The following coding sequences are from one Musa acuminata AAA Group cultivar baxijiao chromosome BXJ2-4, Cavendish_Baxijiao_AAA, whole genome shotgun sequence window:
- the LOC135610635 gene encoding cytochrome P450 78A6-like: MGSAGESGWVVSLSLAAKAGELSADPSRLLALAVVVAVCWLTTLLLHWAFPGGPAWGRYWWSRRRSWGIGGVIPGPRGLPVVGSMGLMSGLAHRKLAAAADAIPGARRLMALSLGDTRVVVTCDPVVARDILNCSEFADRPAKESAYGLMFHRAIGFAPYGAYWRTLRRTAATHLFSPKQISAFGLHRAEIAAQMVRALNGLPSQPVQVRKIVKRASLNHVMWFVFGKKYGLEQETEESKELRSLVEEGYELLGKLNWSDHLPFLAGLDLQRVRSGCNGIVRRVERFVTRIIEEHRVGLGHAAEAATGDFVDVLLSLQGSDRLSDADMVAVLWEMIFRGTDTVAVLIEWVLARLVMHGEVQARLQAELDAVVGRNGTVTGPEAIPALPYLQAVIKETLRMHPPGPLLSWARLATSDAIVSGGHSVPAGTTAMVNMWAIARDPAVWPDPLRFDPDRFIGPGGHAAEFPVMGSDLRLAPFGSGRRSCPGKGLAMATVELWVAALAHEFEWRAPSDDAAEGGDVDLSEVLRLSCEMAAPLTVRLRRRRRGLA, translated from the exons ATGGGATCCGCGGGAGAGAGCGGATGGGTCGTCTCGCTCTCCTTGGCCGCCAAGGCTGGCGAGTTGTCCGCCGACCCTTCTCGCCTGCTCGCTCTCGCTGTTGTCGTCGCAGTTTGCTGGCTCACCACTCTCCTGCTCCACTGGGCCTTCCCCGGCGGCCCCGCCTGGGGAAGGTACTGGTGGAGCAGGCGCCGGTCATGGGGCATCGGAGGTGTCATCCCGGGGCCCCGGGGACTCCCCGTGGTCGGAAGCATGGGCCTCATGTCCGGCCTCgcccaccggaagctcgccgccgCCGCGGACGCCATCCCCGGCGCCCGGCGGCTCATGGCGCTCAGCCTGGGCGACACCCGGGTGGTCGTCACATGCGACCCGGTCGTGGCCAGGGACATCCTGAACTGCTCCGAGTTCGCCGACCGGCCGGCCAAGGAGTCGGCCTACGGGCTCATGTTCCACCGCGCCATCGGCTTCGCCCCCTACGGCGCCTACTGGCGCACCCTGCGGAGGACCGCGGCCACCCATCTCTTCTCCCCCAAGCAGATATCCGCCTTCGGCCTCCACCGCGCTGAGATCGCCGCGCAGATGGTGCGCGCCCTCAACGGCCTCCCGTCCCAGCCCGTTCAAGTCCGCAAGATCGTGAAGCGAGCGTCCCTGAACCACGTCATGTGGTTCGTCTTCGGAAAGAAGTACGGCCTCGAGCAAGAAACCGAGGAGTCGAAGGAGCTAAGAAGCTTGGTAGAAGAAGGCTACGAGCTCCTGGGGAAGCTCAACTGGTCGGACCACCTGCCGTTTCTCGCGGGGTTGGACCTGCAGCGAGTGCGGTCGGGCTGCAACGGCATCGTCCGCCGCGTCGAGCGGTTCGTGACGCGCATCATCGAAGAACACCGAGTCGGACTTGGGCACGCCGCGGAGGCTGCCACGGGAGACTTCGTCGACGTTCTGCTGTCTCTGCAGGGTTCCGATAGACTATCCGACGCCGACATGGTCGCTGTCCTCTGG GAGATGATATTTCGGGGTACGGACACCGTGGCGGTGCTGATAGAGTGGGTGTTGGCGAGACTGGTGATGCACGGGGAAGTGCAGGCGAGACTGCAAGCGGAGTTGGACGCGGTGGTGGGCAGGAACGGGACGGTGACGGGACCCGAGGCGATCCCAGCGCTGCCGTACCTGCAGGCGGTGATCAAAGAGACGCTGAGGATGCACCCGCCGGGCCCGCTTCTATCGTGGGCTCGCCTGGCCACGTCGGATGCGATCGTGAGCGGGGGCCACTCCGTGCCGGCGGGGACCACGGCGATGGTGAACATGTGGGCCATCGCCCGCGACCCGGCGGTGTGGCCCGACCCGCTCCGGTTCGATCCGGACCGGTTCATCGGACCGGGTGGGCACGCCGCCGAGTTCCCGGTCATGGGCTCCGACCTGCGGCTGGCGCCGTTCGGGTCCGGGCGGCGGAGCTGCCCCGGGAAGGGGCTGGCCATGGCGACGGTCGAGCTGTGGGTGGCGGCGCTGGCGCACGAGTTCGAGTGGAGGGCTCCGTCCGACGACGCGGCGGAGGGCGGCGACGTCGACCTCTCCGAGGTGCTGCGACTCTCCTGCGAGATGGCGGCGCCGCTGACCGTGAGGCTCCGTCGGCGTCGCCGGGGGCTGGCTTGA
- the LOC135609175 gene encoding protein TILLER ANGLE CONTROL 1-like, with protein sequence MTQILIALIIGEQRGPELAFRHCYLFILFFLSRTTSALASTGDTVPLTYLIPTQIQSCSSLQLRKAMEILNWMHRKLQPSSNYSQVSQKKDALWEDAEETRETMVESDTDALLLHDMHNGILAIGTFSHHHPLVSRSHSDPEEFRREDRKEAQGAEGAKLFAVAREPSFKIKLPVEDEKTRTMEVVQVHEVLQVSEKKILELPLLKEDQVKRERRRRTTLADLLAGNALEENGANLGGQAAGNPCRQEHAAQEQ encoded by the exons ATGACTCAAATCTTGATCGCTCTTATTATTGGAGAACAGAGAGGCCCAGAATTAGCCTTCAGGCATTGCTACTtgttcatcctcttcttcttgaGCAGGACCACCTCCGCTTTGGCTTCCACTGGTGACACAGTCCCCCTCACTTATTTAATTCCAACCCAAATCCAATCTTGCAGTAGTCTTCAGCTCCGCAAAGCAATGGAG ATCTTGAACTGGATGCACCGCAAGCTGCAACCCAGCAGCAACTACTCTCAGGTTTCCCAAaagaaag ATGCCTTGTGGGAAGACGCCGAAGAGACGAGAGAGACGATGGTGGAGAGCGACACCGACGCGCTGCTTCTCCATGACATGCACAATGGCATTCTCGCCATTGGCACCTTCAGCCACCACCACCCTCTCGTATCTCGGTCCCACTCCGATCCAGAAGAGTTCCGTCGGGAGGATAGAAAAGAAGCCCAAGGAGCGGAGGGAGCTAAGCTGTTTGCGGTGGCGAGGGAACCGTCGTTCAAGATCAAGTTGCCGGTGGAAGATGAGAAGACGAGAACAATGGAGGTGGTGCAGGTGCATGAGGTGTTGCAGGTATCCGAGAAGAAGATCCTTGAGCTGCCATTGCTGAAGGAGGACCAGGTCAAGAGAGAGAGGCGACGAAGGACGACGCTGGCAGATCTGCTTGCGGGCAACGCACTTGAAGAGAACGGAGCCAACCTTGGGGGGCAAGCAGCAGGCAATCCATGTCGACAAGAACATGCAGCGCAAGAACAGTGA